Below is a window of Motacilla alba alba isolate MOTALB_02 unplaced genomic scaffold, Motacilla_alba_V1.0_pri HiC_scaffold_458, whole genome shotgun sequence DNA.
tttctctctctctctcattcctccccctctccctcttGTCTTGTTCTCTCAACTtcatccctttcttttcctctgtcttccCTTTTAGCTTTAGAATAAGAAAGCAGCAGTAGAAACTTTCAGGCTCCCTGggagtaaaaaacaaacaaaaaaaaactttaatgaTTTAAAGACAATTATTTACTCCCCGGGAGCCTGAAAATTTCTACTGCTGCACCGGACATatagttttttcttctttttaccaTATACTATACAGATACCCAGCCTGCTTCCCAGCTAATAAGTACACCCTACCCACCCCATACCGGACACCACGCAGCCCCCTGCCGACGAACACCGCCAACCACACATACGGCGCCACCTGCCggcacacagcacacactgcaaTCACACCTCCCCCTGCTGGCGACCGCGGCGCAACGCATTCACAGCGCCACCCGGCGTCAGAAACCGCACAGTGCAGCCCCACCACGCCACACCCCTCGACATGATGTCACCATGCCGTCACGTCGCTCCGCCCCTGAGCCCGCCCCCAGAAGCCCCTCCCCGGTCCCCCGCCCTAACTGTGCCCCCAGCCACGCCCCCAGTCACTCAAAAAGGACCCCAAGCATAGTCGCCCCTGCTCAGTGCGTGACGGAAAAGCCgaaacaccccccccccccccccccgcgaCAAAAACGCCCCCAAGCAGCCGCACCTGACGCGCACGCATCAGAGCAGCACGACCGTCACCATGGAGACCGGCAAAGCGCGGGGAAACCGCCGGAAAACGTCGAAAACGACCACGCCCCGAAAGCCGCCATCTTGGACCCCATCACGTGACCACCAGGGCACCGCCATCTTGTCGAGCATCACGTGACCGCCTCCATTTTGTAGGGTTAGGGTCTCAGGGTGTTTTAGGGGTTTCTCAGCGTTATTTTAGCGTCTTTTTGGTTCTTTGTTTGGGCCTTAGGGTGTcgggttagggttagggttagctgcctgctgcaggatttccacgaatatcaagatgccgcccagggacaagctgccacctgtgccaactcgggctgcttagagagtgccacggagctctgcaaaactgagaccaggaccgtggggttctgagttttatttccccaggcagaagcctttgtcagtaccaggtaggcccttggtccttaggggcaggcagcctgctggatttccactaatgccgctggctgggatacggggtgtacccaggagctgcatcaaagccggataacatagctctgaggggggctaatcagcccaagctctggtgGTGCCCCTAGCCtatgccttagcaagcctttagtgatttcagctcagtgattatcagctcatgagtgatttcagctctttgggcttgctaggcttggctggggcacgcagcaggcattcggaagaccaggaaagagaggagagcgctgtaTGAGGTTCCAAGACGGTGcctttattggtcttcttcgtagctcttccacggggtgtctcgaagggtctcagggacagcagctccgCTGAGCcggggcagaaacaggggtttatatgggttagggaggattgagaattgtccaatggtaagggttaaaggaaagtgacctatagcttTACAGaaagataagcaagggtccgagatCGGGAGAGAGGGGACAGTCATCCTGGCTCAGCATTCTgtctctgaacgccaaggcaggttcgcaggcctgtgcctgctacaactccactttctgtatttagaaaaaaaggcaCTCCCTATAGCTCTTTTGAAACAATGAACAAGACATGAGAACATGGCTAATACAATGACAATCACAAGCAAAAATCCACAACATTCCCTTAACCAAAGATGCAACCCATCCTGTTAATCCCCATTGACTGAACATGTGATTAACCCAGTCCGGGTTGTTTTCTACTTTCAAGTCCTTCACAAGGTCCCTCAGTTTCTGGATGTTCGCATGGGTGGATTCCGAGCGTGAAGAGAGGTTGAAGCAGCACATCCCTTCGAAGTCCTCGCAGCCGTGTCCgtgggccagcagcagaaagTCAATTGCTGCTCGGTTTTGGAGCGATGCATGTCTTgtggtttcttcttcctttaagagatcgctcagggctgcagatgtAGCATTAGCCTGCTTACTGAGCCAACACCCGAGGTGATTTATTTCACCTAGGGCCTTGGCTGCAGCTACCCATGGTAGGAATAGGGAGACAGCaatcttttttggtttgttccaATTGTATAATCTGGGATCGCAATTTTCATCAAATTCTGTGTAGGACCTTTTGTGGCGttttaattcactttcttttttccaattgtGTAACAAGGTGATATTTGGAGTTAGGGCAGAAAGTCTCCCAAGGGTACAGGGACCTCCCTGGAGTCGAGAGGGAATCCCAGCCCACACTCTGTCACCACAGATGAGAAACGTTCCCTTTGGGTAATACTTTGGGATTGAGAGAGGACACAGAGATCACAGGAGCAGTGTAATTACACCAATCAGGAGGGTTATAGGCTTTGTTAATGGGTGATACATCTTTTCGATATGTGTTTTTTGGTCTGGTCAATTTCTGGCCAATTATTCTTCAGGCACCTGAAGTAGAATTTGACGCAATATGTTGCCTTGGAGGACCCCAGCAGGTCCAATTCTTGGGGTTCCTCTAGAGCATTGGGCAACATTTTTGTCCACTCGTCCCAAGTATCTACCAGGTTGGGTCTCTTACCTGTGGTGCGGAGGAGCTCTGTGTTATAGACAAGCCAGTCATCGGCTGCGAAGGGAATTCCTACTAGACATGTGGAAAGTGGGTTATCAACACTTCCCATGGATAAACACATGTTATcctgttttaatgtttttgctaAGGTTACCCAAACATTATGACTAGGCTGTGGGCTAATCCAACCGATGGCATATGGTACGGTGAGGAGCATCCAGGCAGCAATAAGGACAGCACCAACggagatatttttcatctttggacAGTAATGGGGCTTCTGATAGGGAATATAAGCAAAATTTGTTATCTTTATGACAAGAGGGTTAGGGTTTTCTCCCTtgttccttccccccccccctttttttttttttttttttttttttttttttttttttctaataggCTAAGGATAGGGGGGGTAGGTGTAGGTTTTTTGGTAAGAGGCAAGAGAGGGGAACAATAGGGTTTTTAGGGTACAGAGGggttaaaaacataaaattctaAGGTTCAGAGAACAATTTTGTGTCCAAGCTATGTCTAGCTTCTGGCTAAATGCAGCAGAACGTtattcagctttctgttttgtctgcTGTCGAGTGGTGGGACGGTCTTTCCCTATGCATGTGGAGATTCGGCGACGTCTTCGTCTCCAGGCAGAGCTTGTTTGGTTCTGAGGAGGACTTGTGTTTTGACTCAGGAGGGTTCTTGTCAGTGTTTGTAGCGGTAGTGTTTGCGGTGCCTAGGTATGGTTTGATGTTTTTTCCTGGGTACCACCTTGGACCTGATGGTAGTAGAACACATGCATACCCTCTTCCCCAAGTGATCAGTTGGAAAGGTCCTGTGATTTGATGTGTTTCTGGGTCCTTCACCAGCACAGGTGGTTTCTCGGTGAGCTTTGCTTGGCTGGTATTTGCAAAGTGCCGAAGTATTGGTGGGTCAGGCTCTGATGTTGTACAGTTTAGGAAGTTGATGACATAGAGAGCCTTGCAAAGTCTTTCAACTGGAGATATGGCTCTtgtttctccttgctgctgatTGAGGACTCTTTTGAGGGTTTGATGTGTCCTTTCTACGATGGATTGTCCCGTGGGGTTTGCAGGTATGCCTGTCTTGTGTTCTATTCCCCACTCACTGAAGAACTCTTTTAGCTTACGAGAGGTATAGGCAGGTCCATTGTCTGTTTTAATCTCCTTTGGTACTCCCAGGGTAGCGAAGGCAAGGAGGAAGTGCTTTATGGTGTGCTGTGCAGTTTCTCCTGTATGTGATGatgcaaacactgctcctgAAAAGGTGTCGACCGATACATGCACGTATTTTGACCTTCCAAAGGGTGTGAAGTGAGTTACATCTgtctgccacagctggcagctgttcAGACCTCGGGGATTGACTCCTGTCCCCATGGATGGTATCTGGTAGTTTTGACAGCTCGGGCATGTGGCAACAATAGCTTTTGCCTGCTCCTTTGAAAGCTTGAACATTCTGATAAGGGCAGGTACATTTTGGTGAAAAAATGCATGTGACAACTTTGCCTGGGCAAAGATGTTAGGAACATTAGCAGTCTCTACTGCCATGGCTAGTGCATCCGCTCTCCTGTTCCCTTCTGTGATGATGCCTGGGAGGTCGGTGTGTGACCTCACATGCATTATATGATAGGGttgctttctgctggaaataagGCGTGTTAATGCAGAAATCAATTGGTGTAACTTTGGATTGGAAAGGTCTTGAGAAGAGCATGTTCTGCTCTCATAGCTATACCAGCAACATAAGCCGAATCTGTGACCAAATTGAAGGGTATATCTTTGAATTTCTCAAAGGCTCTGACAACAGCTGCTAACTCTGCAATCTGTGGAGATCCCTCCATTATTTCAATATCAGATTCCCATTTTTGGGTATTTGGGTCTTTCCATGTCATTACCGACTTGTGGGATGACCCTAAGCCATCTGTAAAGATGGTTAGAGCTTTGAGAGGAGTCCTGCTTTGGACTAATTTTGGGGTCAGATGAAAGGTCACATCCTGATTAAAAAGTTTGTGTTTGGGGATATGAACTGAAATTTGGCCTGTATAGCTATCTAGGGCAAACTGGAGACTTTCATTGGTCTGAAGCAAATGCTCCAGGTCCCCAGTGGTCAGTGGCAAGTATATGCATGTGAACTCACACCCTGCAAGAGAGCGGAGGCGGGATCTAGCCTTTTTTATTAGATGTGCCATGATTTCTTGGAAGGTGGTAATCGTCTTTTTAGGCTGGTTATTTGTAAAGATCCACTCCAGGATCAGCAAAGGGTCTCTAAGTTGAGTGTCCCACTGGAAAATCAGTCCATAAAACCGAGGTGCTTTTCCCAAAATGACGAACTGGAAGGGCAGGCTGGGTTCAAAGCGATGGGCTTTGCGTGAAGACAGGGCTTCTTGGACCTTGGTGATGGCATCTCGGGCCTCTGTTGTGAGAGTGCACGGAGAGTCCAGATCCTCGTGGCCACGGAGAAGGCTGAACAGGGGAGCGAGGTCCTCTGTTGTGATTCCTAGCAGGGGACGCACCCAGTTGATGGATCCACACAGGCTGTGTAAGTCCCTCAGGGTCTTTGGGTCGTCTCAGATGGCGAGCTGCTGGGGTACGATGGTCCTTTCCCGGATCTGGAAGCCAAGGTAAGTCCATGGGTTGGTGTACTGTATTTTGTCCTCACGGATCTCAAATCCTGCTTTTTCTATGGTTTCAATAGtctttttaactgctttgtCCAGGTAAGCTTTTTCTGATGCACAGACCAGGATGTCATCCATATAGTGGTGGATGATTGCCTCTGGGAATAGCTTCCGAACAGGAGACAGGGTGTGAGCAACATACCACTGGCATATAGTAGGACTGGACTTTAATCCTTGAGGCAGAAAACGCCAATGATATCTTTTAAGTGGAGCCTCTCTGTTAAGGGATGGCACCGAGAAAGCAAACCGTGGGGCATCGAGAGGGTGCAGAGGTATGCTGAAAAAACAGTCTTTAATGTCTATGATAGCAAGTGTCCAGTCTCTAGGCAGCATCGATGGGGAGGGCAGGCCTGGCTGTAAGGGGCCCATGTCGTCGACAACTTCGTTGATTTTGCGAAGGTCGTGGAGGAGCCTCCACCTGTCCGTTCCAGGCTTTTTCAGTACGAAGACTGGAGAGTTCCAAGGGCTGGTGGTCTCAACGATGTGGCCTTTGGTTCTTCTTTTGTGGCCAGCTGTTCTTCCACGAGAGCTTGTAGTGTGCGCAGCTTTTCTTCGGAAAGGGGCCACTGCTCGATCCAGATCGGGTTATGGCTTTTCCAGGTGAGCTGAGGAGTATCTGGCAGTGCGCGCTCCTCAGTGGCCCCAGTTAGAAATCCTGTCTGGGAATACGTAGGGAAGCCCCCCATTGGGATAGAATGTCCCTTCCCCAAAGGGTGATGGGGGGCCCTTACCACGAATGGGCGGATGGTTGCCAGCTTGCCTTCAGGCCCTTTGACGAGGACGTTGTTCTTGCTCCGCATGGACACTGTGGCTCCACCGATCCCTGAAATCATGCCTGGCACTGGCTGTAGATCCCAGTGTGCTGGCCACTCTGTGCGAGCGATGATGGTCACATCAGCACCGGTGtccagcatccctggcaggtggaacttttctcctctgcaggtgagacCACATTCGATGGTAGGCTTACTTGGTCCCACAACTTGTGCCCACATTGCTGTAGGGTTGAGaggaagctgctccctgtgatTCTTTGGGAGTAGAAAAGCCTGTGCAATTGGAGttccctttgaaagaaaatatggtaaGTCCGTGCAGTACACCTGAACAAAGATTTCTTGTCCTGAGTGCACTGTTTGCACCTCTGGAACAACAAAGATCTCCTTTGGGCTATGGACAGTGTCACCTATAATTAAGATGTTAGAAGGACCGCCTTTTGGCCCACGTTTGCCTGTGGGAACACGATaaacatcttatttttaaagtcaatgGACAGAGCAGTTACCAGCTGGCGTCTTGTTCCCATCGGTGTCGCTCTGTGTGTTGGACCCTCTTCAGGTGTTCTGGAATCTCCCGGGGTGGTGCGTGGATGGGTCTGGGTGGCCTTTGATTTGTTGTCATAGCCCGGGGCTCCACCGGGCTCCGAGACCCGTTTCCCGAATACGGCTGGGAGcgtggctggtgctggggccTTCGGTAGGTGTGGCCAGGGTATCGGGCAGGCAGCCTGTCTGGACAGTCCCTCATGAAATGTGTCAAATCACCACAGTACAGGCAGCGAGCCTGGTCTTTAGAAGCTATAGCTGCATATGCACCAGAAACTCCTTCAGCAATACCCTTAGAAACTGCTTCTGCCACTGTATTTTCACTGGACAAATGATGTGTGCAGCTTTCCAGCATTTGCTCTATGGTAGGTTCTGTGTCCAGGGGTAGAGCCCTCAgaattgttttacatttttcattagcaTTACTCATGACAAGTTTACACAACAGttcttttcttgcctctgtGCTCTCTATCTGTTTTTCTAGAGCATCTTTAACTCTATCCACAAATTTGATAAAGCTTTCTTCTACTCCTTGTTtgatattagaaaaatgttgGGAAGGAATGGAATCATCTGGGGTAAGAAGTAAGGAGGTTTTTTGCTGCCATAGCCAGGTCCTGCAATGCTTCCTTAGGTAAGGTATCAGCCTGATCATTAGGTTTCTGTAAATCCCCTTCACCGGCCAGCTGTTCAACTGTAAGATCTGGCCTATCAGCATTTTTAGCATATGAATCTGATAAtgttttcaattgttttttccAATGCCTTTCCCATAACATATattctgctggggaaaggaggcaGTGGGCCATATTCTTAATATCGTGGGGTACCAAGATATGGGCTGAGAACGTGGCTTCTaggaaatttctaaaaatatgagAGTTTCTGCCATGTTCTTTAGCTGTGTTCCTTAGCTGTATGAGTTCCTTATTTGTTAGAGGTTCCCACGTTTTTTGGGTAGTGGTCCcccctatttttccttttttataatCTACTGGGAAGGCAGAAATTCTCTGTGCCATTTCCCAATCTCCTGCCTTTGCGGCTTCGAGCTTAATTTGGGCCCATGCATCAATATACTGTGTATCAGAATCAgagtcactgtcactgctgtccgaggaggaggaggagtgagaGCGAGAGCGACCCTTATGCTTTTGTGTTGTGTTGGAGCTGGCTTTGGCAGAGCTTTTTGGGACTGGGGTGGATTTGAGGAAGGACACGGCAAGGCTTGGCTACAGGGGGTTTGCAGTGGCGCTGGGATGGCAACAACTCGGGtagcacagcacacacaggatTGAGGCACGTGGGAGGGTGGGGGTGGTACTGTGGGGGGTTTCTGAGGTTCCGTGCGAGGGATACTGAGGGTGGGTGGGCGGCTGGGAAG
It encodes the following:
- the LOC119696821 gene encoding endogenous retrovirus group K member 19 Pro protein-like, encoding MWAQVVGPSKPTIECGLTCRGEKFHLPGMLDTGADVTIIARTEWPAHWDLQPVPGMISGIGGATVSMRSKNNVLVKGPEGKLATIRPFVLFPEAIIHHYMDDILVCASEKAYLDKAVKKTIETIEKAGFEIREDKIQYTNPWTYLGFQIRERTIVPQQLAI